The following proteins are co-located in the Citrobacter freundii ATCC 8090 = MTCC 1658 = NBRC 12681 genome:
- the uspG gene encoding universal stress protein UspG → MYNTIIMPVDVFEMELSDKAIRHAEFLAQDKGVIHLLHVLPGSASLSLHRFAADVRRFEEHLQHEAETRLQTMVGHFSIDPSRIKQHVRFGSVRDVVNELGEELNADVVVIGSRNPSISTHLLGSNASSVVRHATLPVLVVR, encoded by the coding sequence ATGTACAACACAATCATAATGCCTGTTGATGTATTCGAAATGGAACTGAGCGACAAGGCTATTCGCCATGCAGAATTTCTGGCCCAGGATAAAGGGGTTATCCATCTGCTGCATGTGCTGCCAGGCTCAGCGAGCTTAAGCCTGCACCGCTTTGCCGCTGACGTTCGTCGTTTTGAAGAGCATCTGCAACACGAAGCGGAAACCCGTCTGCAAACGATGGTCGGTCACTTCAGCATCGATCCTTCCCGTATTAAGCAACACGTCCGCTTTGGCAGCGTCCGTGACGTGGTCAACGAGTTGGGTGAAGAGTTGAATGCAGATGTCGTTGTCATTGGGTCGCGTAACCCATCAATCAGCACCCATCTGCTCGGCTCAAACGCTTCCAGCGTTGTCCGCCACGCGACTTTGCCAGTGCTGGTTGTTCGTTAA
- a CDS encoding dimethyl sulfoxide reductase anchor subunit family protein: protein MEKYELPLVIFTVLSQMSVGITLILTLRTLQGKLESKRLYWLVSGLVLAVASVAAILHLAHPDRAYDALINLQHAWLSREILGATLYGAAVGVTFLAKGHKVPAVLASVLGIALVAVQGMTYAAPAMVAIANGLTMLLFFITVWVMGCAAIPLLNLAPAVAALRQGIVVCMAVMIAAPIIWLSGGTIMQMTAHAWLTSPLYLASLLCLAVAFVLSRQGERRAKAIFVLLFVGIFLSRLTFFGDTISTIVNIGHLY, encoded by the coding sequence ATGGAAAAGTATGAACTTCCGCTGGTTATTTTTACCGTATTGAGCCAGATGTCGGTTGGGATCACGCTCATTCTGACGCTACGCACGCTGCAAGGAAAACTGGAAAGCAAACGCCTGTACTGGCTGGTAAGTGGGCTGGTTCTGGCGGTGGCGTCCGTTGCAGCGATCCTGCACCTTGCACATCCGGATCGCGCCTACGATGCCCTGATTAACCTGCAGCACGCCTGGCTGAGCCGTGAAATTCTTGGCGCAACCTTATACGGTGCGGCGGTCGGGGTGACGTTTTTGGCAAAAGGGCACAAAGTGCCAGCTGTTCTGGCCTCTGTTCTCGGTATCGCGCTGGTGGCGGTGCAGGGGATGACCTATGCTGCCCCGGCAATGGTGGCGATAGCCAACGGTCTGACAATGCTGTTGTTCTTTATCACGGTGTGGGTGATGGGGTGTGCGGCGATTCCACTGCTTAACCTTGCACCTGCCGTTGCCGCATTGCGCCAGGGGATTGTTGTGTGTATGGCGGTCATGATCGCCGCGCCCATTATCTGGCTAAGCGGCGGCACTATCATGCAGATGACGGCGCATGCCTGGCTGACGTCGCCGCTTTATCTGGCGAGTCTGCTGTGTCTGGCGGTGGCCTTTGTGCTAAGCCGTCAGGGAGAGCGTCGCGCAAAAGCGATTTTTGTCCTGCTGTTTGTTGGCATATTCCTGAGTCGTCTGACGTTCTTTGGCGATACGATCAGCACCATCGTGAATATCGGTCATTTGTATTGA
- a CDS encoding flavin reductase family protein codes for MYFYQPSQGHGLPHDPLNAIIGPRPIGWIASCDGNGRHNLAPYSFFNCFNYHPPIIGFASSGWKDSVQNIIETGEFVWNLTTLELATAMNETSASLPHGEDEFFAAGLSKADSRIVNVPRVAQSPVNFECRLSQSLQLTTADGSPVDTWLVLGEVVGIHIDETLLEDGIYQTAKAKPVLRAGGPTAYYSISETHRFDLVRPDARAKR; via the coding sequence ATGTATTTCTATCAACCGTCACAGGGACACGGCTTACCGCATGACCCGCTAAATGCCATCATTGGACCGCGCCCGATTGGCTGGATTGCGTCGTGTGACGGCAATGGTCGGCACAATCTGGCACCATACAGTTTCTTTAACTGTTTTAACTATCATCCGCCGATTATCGGTTTCGCTAGCAGCGGCTGGAAAGACAGCGTGCAGAATATTATCGAAACCGGTGAATTTGTCTGGAACCTGACGACTCTTGAGCTGGCCACTGCGATGAACGAAACGTCAGCCAGCTTGCCGCACGGTGAGGACGAGTTTTTTGCCGCCGGGCTTAGTAAAGCAGATAGCCGGATAGTCAACGTGCCGCGCGTGGCGCAAAGCCCGGTCAATTTTGAGTGTCGCTTATCGCAAAGCCTGCAACTGACTACCGCTGATGGCTCACCGGTTGATACCTGGCTGGTATTGGGGGAAGTGGTGGGCATCCACATTGATGAAACACTCCTGGAAGACGGCATCTATCAGACGGCGAAAGCGAAGCCGGTACTGCGTGCAGGTGGGCCAACGGCGTATTATTCGATCAGTGAAACACACCGTTTTGATTTAGTTCGCCCGGATGCACGAGCAAAACGCTGA
- the rnk gene encoding nucleoside diphosphate kinase regulator, producing the protein MSRPTIIINDLDAERIDRLLEQPAFAGLPIADALNAELDRAQMCSPETMPHDVVTMNSRVKFRNLSDGEVRVRTLVYPATMTDSSTQLSVMAPVGAALLGLRVGDTIHWELPGGTSTHLEVIELEYQPEAAGDYLR; encoded by the coding sequence ATGTCCAGACCAACTATCATCATTAACGACCTCGATGCGGAACGCATTGACCGCCTGTTGGAGCAACCTGCGTTTGCTGGTTTACCGATTGCCGACGCCCTTAACGCCGAGCTGGATCGTGCCCAAATGTGTTCTCCAGAAACCATGCCGCACGATGTCGTGACCATGAACAGCCGCGTGAAATTCCGCAATCTGAGTGATGGCGAAGTCCGTGTGCGTACCCTGGTGTATCCGGCCACTATGACTGACAGCAGCACACAGCTTTCGGTAATGGCACCTGTCGGCGCTGCACTTTTGGGGCTGCGCGTTGGTGATACCATTCACTGGGAACTGCCAGGCGGGACCTCAACGCACCTCGAAGTTATTGAGCTTGAGTACCAGCCTGAAGCTGCAGGCGACTACCTGCGCTAA
- a CDS encoding 4Fe-4S dicluster domain-containing protein translates to MRRAFLVNSDKCIGCRGCAMACKSFNQLEPERFWRYVYPLDKEIYPHEERAFYSLACNHCENPACLAACPVEAYTKREDGVVVHNPERCIGCKNCIRNCPYGAPRFNEETKKAEKCSMCYERLDVGMQPACVNACPVGALTLIDLDADPIPDNAVQYPPGFPRMPQLNPGTRFILARQPKQPEGK, encoded by the coding sequence ATGAGACGCGCGTTTTTAGTTAATAGCGATAAATGCATCGGCTGCCGTGGCTGTGCAATGGCGTGTAAGAGTTTTAACCAGTTGGAACCTGAACGTTTCTGGCGCTATGTCTACCCGCTGGATAAAGAAATTTATCCGCATGAAGAGCGGGCGTTCTATTCGCTGGCCTGTAACCACTGCGAAAACCCGGCCTGTCTGGCGGCGTGTCCGGTAGAGGCGTACACCAAGCGTGAAGATGGTGTCGTGGTGCATAACCCGGAGCGCTGTATTGGATGCAAAAACTGTATCCGCAACTGCCCATACGGTGCGCCGCGTTTTAATGAGGAGACGAAGAAAGCGGAAAAATGCAGCATGTGCTACGAGCGCCTTGATGTTGGTATGCAACCGGCTTGCGTGAATGCCTGTCCGGTAGGTGCGCTGACGCTTATCGATCTGGATGCCGATCCTATACCTGACAATGCCGTACAGTATCCGCCGGGATTCCCGCGTATGCCGCAGCTTAATCCTGGCACGCGTTTTATCCTTGCGCGTCAGCCGAAGCAGCCGGAGGGCAAGTAA
- a CDS encoding alpha/beta fold hydrolase — translation MSQYDKLTLKDGSYLHFKDWGSGQPIVFSHGWPLTADAFEDQMLFLGSKGFRVIAHDRRGHGRSAQPWDGHNMDQYADDLAELTAHLNLKDAVHVGHSTGGGEVARYIGRHGTQRVAKAVLIGAVTPIMIKTDFNPNGVPKEVFDGIREGVVNDRAAFFYELTAAFYGYNRPGAKESKAVRESFVEQGLQGSIKALYDCIHAFSETDLREDLKKMTIPTLVIHGDDDQIVPFETCGKVAAEILPDSQLKVYVGGSHGICTTHKQQINGDLLNFIQS, via the coding sequence ATGAGCCAGTACGACAAACTTACCTTGAAAGACGGCAGCTATTTGCATTTTAAAGACTGGGGAAGTGGACAGCCCATTGTCTTCAGTCATGGTTGGCCGCTGACGGCAGATGCGTTTGAGGATCAGATGTTGTTCCTCGGGTCGAAAGGATTTCGTGTGATCGCCCATGACAGGCGTGGACATGGGCGTTCGGCCCAACCCTGGGATGGTCACAATATGGATCAGTATGCTGACGATCTGGCTGAACTTACCGCGCATCTCAATCTTAAAGATGCCGTCCATGTCGGACACTCTACCGGCGGTGGGGAAGTGGCTCGTTATATTGGCCGGCATGGGACGCAGCGGGTGGCAAAAGCGGTGTTAATTGGCGCGGTGACGCCCATCATGATCAAGACTGACTTTAATCCAAATGGCGTGCCGAAAGAGGTATTCGATGGCATCCGTGAGGGGGTTGTGAACGATCGCGCCGCCTTTTTCTATGAATTAACCGCTGCATTCTATGGCTACAACCGTCCTGGCGCAAAAGAGTCGAAAGCCGTCAGGGAAAGTTTTGTTGAACAGGGTTTACAAGGTTCCATCAAAGCGTTGTACGACTGTATCCACGCGTTTTCGGAAACAGATCTGCGTGAGGACCTCAAAAAGATGACCATCCCGACGCTGGTGATCCACGGTGATGACGATCAGATTGTCCCGTTTGAAACCTGCGGAAAGGTCGCGGCGGAAATACTACCTGATTCGCAGTTGAAGGTATATGTCGGCGGCTCGCATGGCATTTGCACCACCCATAAACAACAGATCAACGGTGACCTGCTCAACTTTATTCAGTCGTAA
- the citX gene encoding citrate lyase holo-[acyl-carrier protein] synthase, which translates to MHLLPELATQHAVSIPELLASRDERQARQQDWLTRHSAPLVSFTVVAPGPIKDSALTRRIFNHGVTALLALAEQSAWIVREQTALVSASGPEGLLSIEAPAHDLKLATIELEHSHPLGRLWDIDVLTPEGEILSRRHFALPARRCLLCEQSAADCARGKTHALSDLLTQMEALLHDADSRNINQ; encoded by the coding sequence ATGCACCTGCTCCCTGAACTCGCCACCCAACACGCGGTTTCGATTCCCGAGCTGCTCGCCAGCCGCGATGAGAGACAAGCAAGACAACAGGACTGGCTGACACGTCACTCTGCGCCGCTGGTCTCGTTCACCGTGGTTGCACCGGGTCCGATTAAAGACAGCGCATTAACCCGTCGCATCTTTAATCACGGCGTAACCGCCTTGCTCGCGCTGGCGGAACAATCAGCCTGGATTGTCAGGGAGCAAACAGCGCTGGTTTCTGCCAGCGGTCCAGAAGGTCTTTTGTCTATTGAGGCTCCGGCCCACGACCTCAAGCTCGCCACGATTGAACTTGAGCATTCACACCCGCTGGGACGGCTATGGGACATCGATGTCCTGACCCCTGAAGGGGAAATTCTGTCCCGGCGTCATTTCGCACTCCCTGCCCGCCGCTGTCTGCTGTGCGAGCAAAGTGCTGCCGACTGTGCGCGGGGTAAAACCCACGCACTTTCCGACTTACTCACTCAGATGGAGGCACTGCTGCATGATGCCGATTCCCGCAACATCAACCAATAA
- a CDS encoding molybdopterin-dependent oxidoreductase, giving the protein MSNEPGVLNRRSFLKGLIALGTVAALPGGLLTSRCALAQPPIPFNPKTYKIYRNACPRNCYDTCSLKTWVKDDVITFVEGAPESTFTHGTPCVKGLSYPRRVYSPDRIKYPMVQDVRGSGNWRRISWDEAMQRIATKMLEIKKKDGSMLGLAMTKYSGKFGVLNYAVEGMMSSLGYTTRFAGTPCWPAGIDAQNYDMGDMWCNDPEDFVKAKYIIIWGANPAWCSMHTMKYIYQAREKGAKVVVIDPLLTQTAAKADLYLRVRPGSDGALALGMARHLVDKGLVDQDFVNNYSHGYPEFEAYLRNSVTVEWASEICGLSADVIRQLAEEFTAVNPATVWIGYGMQRHVNGGANVRAIDAFVAMTGNIGIEGGGARYGHLHTWGFNYNAMLQKPPVGSIGMPGAAGTTSEFGSAGEVAQYSDRSLNINQTAKGILEANEPPVRMLWVACKNPFAQDFDRSKMEKAFEKLEMVVCADQFFNETVQHADIVLPVTTAFEEWNVDASYWHYWLSINQPAIKPMYEAKCDLEIAVLLSRTINKLEPGSCTFPQEFNHKRWLDQEFNDGMAKMFGISSWDDLLDGPKKAILPSSAAWYDRKFKTPSGKFEFRSELCEKNGHTALPEYKPEAKSTLPFHLFTPHVQFGIHSQFINLDWMQVFYPEPFVYMHPISAEKRGIAENDLVKVFNTVGEVELRAKVTANVPEDFLVMYEAWFPKRKYNVQNVVADTPADMGLMKTGAPGAAIHSQFADIILISKGAAA; this is encoded by the coding sequence ATGAGTAATGAACCGGGAGTTCTGAACAGACGTTCATTTTTGAAAGGGTTGATTGCCCTTGGCACGGTCGCAGCCCTGCCAGGGGGATTGCTGACTTCACGCTGTGCATTGGCGCAACCGCCCATTCCATTTAACCCCAAAACCTACAAAATCTATCGTAACGCCTGTCCGCGTAACTGCTATGACACTTGTAGCCTGAAAACCTGGGTGAAGGATGACGTCATCACCTTTGTGGAGGGTGCGCCTGAGTCAACGTTTACGCATGGAACTCCGTGTGTGAAGGGACTGAGCTACCCGCGTCGGGTATACAGCCCGGATCGCATTAAATATCCGATGGTTCAGGATGTTCGCGGCAGTGGGAACTGGCGTCGTATTTCCTGGGACGAAGCAATGCAGCGCATTGCGACCAAGATGCTGGAGATCAAAAAGAAAGACGGTTCAATGCTGGGTCTGGCGATGACCAAATATTCCGGCAAATTTGGGGTATTGAACTATGCGGTTGAAGGGATGATGTCTTCGCTGGGTTACACCACGCGTTTTGCCGGAACACCTTGCTGGCCAGCCGGTATCGATGCCCAGAACTACGATATGGGTGATATGTGGTGTAACGACCCAGAAGATTTTGTGAAAGCAAAATACATCATTATCTGGGGCGCTAACCCGGCCTGGTGCTCTATGCACACCATGAAGTATATCTACCAGGCGCGGGAGAAAGGGGCGAAAGTGGTCGTTATCGATCCGCTGTTAACGCAGACCGCTGCGAAAGCCGATCTCTATTTACGCGTTCGTCCTGGTTCTGATGGTGCGCTGGCGCTGGGTATGGCACGTCATTTGGTGGATAAAGGTCTGGTGGACCAGGATTTCGTCAACAACTATTCCCATGGTTACCCGGAATTCGAAGCCTATCTGCGCAACAGCGTTACCGTAGAGTGGGCGTCTGAGATTTGCGGGCTGTCGGCGGATGTTATTCGCCAGTTGGCGGAAGAATTTACCGCGGTTAACCCTGCTACCGTGTGGATTGGCTACGGCATGCAGCGTCATGTTAACGGCGGCGCTAACGTACGGGCGATCGATGCCTTTGTGGCAATGACCGGCAATATTGGCATTGAAGGCGGCGGCGCTCGCTACGGTCATCTGCATACCTGGGGCTTTAACTACAACGCCATGCTGCAGAAGCCACCGGTAGGCTCCATCGGTATGCCAGGTGCGGCGGGAACTACCAGCGAGTTTGGTTCTGCGGGGGAAGTCGCACAGTATTCCGATCGCTCATTGAATATCAACCAGACCGCCAAGGGAATTCTGGAAGCCAACGAGCCGCCTGTCCGAATGCTTTGGGTTGCCTGTAAGAACCCGTTTGCTCAGGATTTTGATCGCAGCAAGATGGAAAAAGCATTCGAAAAACTGGAAATGGTGGTCTGTGCCGATCAGTTCTTTAACGAGACCGTCCAGCATGCCGATATCGTTTTGCCTGTCACCACGGCCTTTGAAGAGTGGAACGTAGACGCCTCATATTGGCACTACTGGCTCTCAATCAACCAGCCTGCAATTAAGCCAATGTACGAGGCAAAATGCGATCTGGAAATCGCCGTTTTACTTTCCCGCACAATCAACAAGCTGGAGCCGGGTTCTTGCACATTCCCGCAGGAGTTCAATCATAAGCGTTGGCTGGACCAGGAATTCAATGACGGAATGGCCAAAATGTTTGGCATTTCCTCCTGGGATGACTTACTGGATGGCCCGAAAAAAGCCATTTTGCCGAGTTCTGCGGCCTGGTATGACCGCAAATTTAAAACCCCCTCAGGAAAGTTTGAGTTCAGATCTGAGCTGTGTGAGAAAAATGGTCATACGGCGCTGCCGGAATACAAACCGGAGGCGAAAAGCACGCTGCCATTCCACTTGTTTACACCGCATGTGCAGTTCGGTATCCATTCCCAATTTATCAACCTTGACTGGATGCAGGTCTTCTATCCGGAGCCGTTTGTCTATATGCATCCGATTTCCGCAGAAAAAAGAGGCATTGCCGAAAACGACCTGGTGAAAGTGTTTAACACCGTAGGTGAAGTAGAACTGCGTGCGAAGGTGACCGCTAACGTTCCGGAAGATTTCCTGGTGATGTACGAGGCGTGGTTCCCGAAACGGAAATACAACGTTCAAAACGTGGTGGCGGATACCCCAGCCGATATGGGGTTGATGAAAACCGGTGCGCCAGGTGCGGCTATCCACAGTCAGTTTGCGGACATCATTTTGATCAGTAAAGGAGCAGCGGCATGA
- the citT gene encoding citrate/succinate antiporter CitT translates to MSLAKDKIWKLLAPLVVMGVMFLIPVPDGMPPQAWHYFAVFVAMIVGMILEPIPATAISFIAVTICVIGSNYLLFDASELADPAFKAGKQALKWGLAGFSSTTVWLVFGAFIFALGYEVTGLGRRIALFLVKFMGKRTLTLGYAIVIIDILLAPFTPSNTARTGGTVFPVIKNLPPLFKSFPNDPSARRIGGYLMWMMVISTSLSSSMFVTGAAPNVLGLEFVNKIAGIQISWLQWFLSFLPVGIILLIVAPWLSYVLYKPEVTHSAEVAAWAGDELKGMGKLTRKEITLIGLVLLSLGLWVFGGKLIDATAVGLLAVSLMLALHVVPWKDITRYNSAWNTLVNLATLVVMANGLTRSGFIDWFANTMSTHLEGFSPNATVIVLVLVFYFAHYLFASLSAHTATMLPVILAVGKGIPGVPMEHLCILLVLSIGIMGCLTPYATGPGVIIYGCGYVKSKDYWRLGAIFGVIYISMLLLVGWPILAMWS, encoded by the coding sequence ATGTCTTTAGCAAAAGATAAAATATGGAAGTTACTGGCCCCATTGGTCGTAATGGGCGTCATGTTTCTTATCCCCGTCCCTGATGGAATGCCTCCACAGGCCTGGCACTACTTTGCCGTGTTTGTGGCGATGATCGTCGGTATGATCCTCGAGCCAATTCCGGCAACAGCGATCAGCTTTATCGCCGTAACGATCTGCGTTATCGGCAGCAACTATCTGCTGTTTGATGCTTCAGAACTGGCCGACCCGGCATTTAAAGCGGGTAAGCAAGCGTTGAAATGGGGTCTGGCGGGCTTCTCCAGCACCACCGTGTGGTTGGTGTTTGGTGCATTTATCTTCGCACTGGGTTATGAAGTCACCGGTCTGGGTCGTCGTATCGCGCTGTTCCTGGTGAAATTCATGGGTAAACGCACCCTGACGCTGGGCTATGCGATTGTTATCATCGACATTCTGCTGGCGCCGTTTACACCGTCTAACACCGCGCGTACCGGTGGTACCGTATTCCCGGTTATCAAAAACCTGCCGCCGCTGTTTAAATCATTCCCGAACGATCCTTCCGCGCGCCGTATCGGCGGATACCTGATGTGGATGATGGTAATCAGTACCAGCCTGAGCTCCTCTATGTTCGTGACCGGCGCTGCGCCAAACGTACTGGGTCTGGAATTCGTCAACAAAATTGCCGGTATTCAAATCAGCTGGCTGCAATGGTTCCTCAGCTTCCTGCCGGTCGGTATTATTTTGCTGATCGTTGCTCCGTGGTTGTCATACGTTCTGTACAAACCAGAAGTCACTCACAGTGCTGAAGTTGCCGCATGGGCCGGTGATGAACTGAAAGGCATGGGTAAACTGACCCGTAAAGAGATAACGCTGATCGGTCTGGTTCTGCTCAGCCTGGGCCTGTGGGTCTTCGGTGGTAAACTGATTGATGCAACCGCAGTGGGTTTGCTTGCTGTCTCCCTGATGCTGGCGCTGCATGTGGTACCGTGGAAAGACATTACCCGCTATAACAGCGCATGGAACACCCTGGTTAACCTCGCCACGCTGGTCGTTATGGCGAATGGTTTAACCCGTTCAGGCTTCATCGACTGGTTCGCCAACACCATGAGCACGCACCTGGAAGGCTTCTCGCCTAACGCGACCGTGATCGTTCTGGTGCTGGTGTTCTACTTTGCTCACTACCTGTTTGCCAGCCTTTCTGCACACACTGCCACCATGCTGCCGGTTATTCTGGCTGTCGGTAAAGGTATCCCGGGCGTGCCGATGGAACATCTGTGTATCCTGCTGGTACTGTCCATCGGTATCATGGGCTGTCTGACTCCATATGCAACAGGCCCTGGCGTTATCATCTACGGATGTGGTTATGTGAAGTCCAAAGACTACTGGCGTCTGGGTGCTATCTTCGGCGTTATCTACATCTCTATGCTTCTGCTGGTCGGCTGGCCGATTCTGGCAATGTGGAGCTAA
- a CDS encoding molecular chaperone, with the protein MGEIYETLTIFESTGLLLRDFFISHDSCTLKAAYSALDTNASALTEQEWLEAEYDFNALFVGPQKLKAAPFASVYLEEDTLVMGKSTLSIREFMANIGLSISVVNNIPDDHISCVLELAVLLSANARASSEYQVTLNRYASEYVAVWVPEYIEKININAQTATLKNVAGRLSSWLDELKTRVSI; encoded by the coding sequence ATGGGTGAAATATATGAAACCCTGACGATCTTTGAATCGACAGGGTTATTGTTACGTGATTTTTTTATCTCTCACGATAGTTGCACGCTGAAAGCGGCTTATTCAGCTTTAGATACAAATGCCTCGGCGCTAACAGAGCAGGAGTGGTTGGAAGCGGAGTACGACTTCAATGCGCTGTTTGTCGGACCGCAGAAGCTAAAGGCCGCTCCGTTTGCCTCAGTTTATCTTGAAGAAGATACCCTTGTAATGGGTAAATCAACCCTTAGCATTCGGGAATTCATGGCAAATATAGGGTTATCTATAAGTGTCGTGAATAATATTCCTGATGATCATATTTCCTGTGTATTGGAATTGGCGGTTTTATTATCAGCTAATGCCAGAGCATCGTCAGAATACCAGGTGACCCTTAATCGATATGCATCTGAGTATGTCGCGGTGTGGGTGCCCGAGTATATAGAAAAAATAAATATAAATGCACAAACCGCCACGTTGAAAAACGTAGCTGGAAGATTGTCTTCTTGGCTTGATGAATTAAAAACGAGAGTATCAATATGA
- the citG gene encoding triphosphoribosyl-dephospho-CoA synthase CitG, translated as MMPIPATSTNNAVLPLDLPDAYATLAWRAMLTEVNLSPKPGLVDRINNGAHKDMALEDFHRSAEAIQAWLPRFIEYGAFSAQLSPEDVLKGLRPLGMACEADMFRATAGVNTHKGSIFSLGLLCAAIGRLHQLQLTVTAETICSTAATFCRGLTERELRQNNQQLTAGQRLYQQLGLTGARGEAEAGYPLVIQHALPHYRALLTQGRDPELALLDTLLLLMSINGDTNVASRGGAEGLRWLQQQATALMQQGGIRTPADLEYLHQFDQQCIERNLSPGGCADLLIVTWFLAQISQVHHYHN; from the coding sequence ATGATGCCGATTCCCGCAACATCAACCAATAATGCAGTCCTTCCTCTGGATCTGCCTGATGCTTACGCAACGCTCGCGTGGCGCGCCATGCTGACTGAAGTCAACCTGTCACCCAAACCCGGTCTGGTAGATCGTATTAACAACGGCGCGCATAAAGATATGGCGCTGGAAGATTTTCATCGCAGCGCCGAGGCTATTCAGGCCTGGCTGCCACGTTTTATTGAATATGGGGCGTTTAGCGCACAGCTGTCGCCTGAGGATGTATTGAAAGGACTGCGCCCGCTGGGCATGGCCTGCGAAGCTGATATGTTTCGCGCCACCGCTGGGGTGAATACCCACAAAGGCAGCATATTTTCTCTGGGCCTGCTGTGCGCCGCCATTGGCCGCCTGCACCAGCTCCAACTAACTGTTACCGCTGAAACCATTTGCTCTACGGCAGCAACATTTTGCCGTGGTCTGACCGAGCGCGAACTGCGCCAGAACAATCAACAACTCACGGCAGGCCAACGTCTTTATCAGCAACTGGGATTAACCGGCGCACGGGGCGAAGCCGAAGCTGGATACCCGCTAGTCATCCAGCATGCCCTGCCGCACTACCGCGCACTGCTGACTCAGGGCCGCGACCCTGAACTGGCGTTACTCGACACTTTATTGCTGCTGATGTCTATCAACGGCGACACCAACGTGGCTTCACGTGGCGGCGCAGAAGGTCTGCGTTGGCTACAGCAGCAGGCCACTGCCCTGATGCAGCAAGGGGGGATTCGTACCCCTGCCGATCTCGAATACCTACACCAGTTCGACCAACAGTGCATTGAACGCAACCTCAGTCCCGGAGGCTGCGCCGATCTGCTGATCGTCACCTGGTTCTTAGCTCAGATTTCACAAGTTCATCATTATCACAATTAA
- the rna gene encoding ribonuclease I, which yields MTSTWRYSSLLAALLLPVSAAQADELQAKQYADFDSYVLALSWQTGFCQSQHERNRQEPDECRLQKESADKADFLTVHGLWPSLPKSIAARGVDNRRWMRFGCATRPIPNLPEARASRKCAAPETGLSLESAAKLSAVMPGAGGRSCLERYEYAKHGACFGFDPDAYFGTMVRLNNEVKNSEVGKFLAENYGKTVSRNAFDAAVAKSWGKENVKAVKLSCHGNPAYLTEIQLSLKADNINQTLSAQSFLPQPHPGSCGKQFIIDKVGY from the coding sequence ATGACATCAACATGGCGTTATTCTTCGTTGCTGGCAGCACTCCTGCTGCCGGTTTCTGCAGCTCAGGCCGATGAACTTCAGGCAAAACAGTACGCTGATTTTGACAGCTACGTGCTAGCCCTCTCCTGGCAAACCGGATTTTGTCAGAGCCAACACGAGCGTAATCGTCAGGAGCCTGACGAATGTCGTTTACAAAAAGAGAGCGCAGACAAAGCGGATTTCCTGACCGTTCACGGTTTATGGCCCAGCCTGCCTAAATCCATTGCCGCCCGTGGAGTCGACAACCGCCGCTGGATGCGTTTTGGCTGCGCGACTCGCCCTATTCCCAACCTGCCTGAAGCACGTGCCAGCCGTAAATGCGCGGCCCCCGAAACCGGGCTGTCGCTGGAAAGCGCAGCAAAACTCAGCGCCGTAATGCCCGGCGCTGGAGGGAGATCCTGTCTGGAACGTTACGAGTATGCCAAACATGGCGCGTGTTTCGGTTTTGATCCCGACGCGTACTTTGGCACGATGGTACGGCTGAATAATGAGGTTAAGAACAGCGAGGTGGGCAAATTCCTGGCGGAAAACTACGGCAAAACTGTCAGCCGTAACGCATTTGACGCCGCAGTTGCCAAAAGCTGGGGCAAAGAGAACGTCAAAGCTGTGAAGCTAAGCTGCCACGGCAATCCGGCGTATCTCACTGAGATCCAGTTATCCCTGAAAGCCGACAACATCAACCAGACGTTATCTGCACAGTCATTCTTACCGCAACCGCATCCGGGTAGCTGCGGTAAACAGTTTATTATCGACAAAGTGGGATATTGA